A single Camarhynchus parvulus chromosome 5, STF_HiC, whole genome shotgun sequence DNA region contains:
- the PPFIBP2 gene encoding liprin-beta-2 isoform X12: MLQQELLSRTSLETQKLDLMAEVSDLKIKLVGMEKEQSEYEEKQNKAESVVNLISDLQEQMCRLQLEINSRIQERKSQDRKADLTPNAPQCGARSVEPLGQKNCSRCEGLLQELRHLKIKVEELENERNQYEWKLKATKAEIAQLQEQLALKDAEIERLQSQLSRTSSYTEVAEREEVYRRRLKEKHQEVQRLKIGMETLLAANEEKDRRIEELTLLLGQYRRVKDIMIAVHGSPVSGGCEEDLEATLRKWNLLNNSQGELQKTEASAGELSPAVLPAVPPKAMEISGSIPVPLSNLTSQQEESLEVTNRVPQKKKSSSLEDLQSESLEKYVDGKPAQPVVEQESKPVGKGSKYQTLPGKLPRALQNGEQGMYSSPEGCGTSDNDDNSIPGLNRGRSVSAPVLGETENMDGTVVSDDLSPLSSGTDSGPQSPWAPENRKSPKGIKKIWGKIRRTQSGNFPADDLGLAEFRRGGLRATAGPRLSRSKDTKGQKSDHNAPFAQWSTERVCNWLEDFGLGQYVIFARQWVTSGHTLLTATPQDMEKEMGIKHPLHRKKLVLAIKAINAKQDEKSAQLDHIWVTRWLDDIGLPQYKDQFHESRVDGRMLQYLTVNDLLFLKVTSQLHHLSIKCAIHVLHVNGFNPHCLRRRPVEENNVSPSDVVQWSNHRVMEWLRSVDLAEYAPNLRGSGVHGGLIILEPRFNGDTLAMLLNIPPQKTLLRRHLTTNFNVLIGPEAQQEKRETMESAAYTPLTTTAKVRPKKLGFSHFGNLRKKKFDESTDYICPMDTSPAATNGTSKNHGGYKGLSPFTDRELDQMEHSEGTVMQIGALSQGITHLTTLLSQDEMLNDSRFLTPTFEDWR, encoded by the exons gaGCTGCTAAGTCGCACATCACTCGAGACTCAGAAATTAGATCTGATGGCTGAAGTTTCAGACCTGAAGATTAAGCTGGTTGGtatggaaaaggagcagagtgaatatgaagagaaacagaacaaagcTGAG TCAGTAGTGAACCTGATCAGTGACCTACAGGAGCAGATGTGTAGACTGCAGCTGGAAATTAATAGTAGGATCCAAGAAAGAAAGTCTCAAGATAGGAAAGCAGACTTGACCCCTAATGCTCCTCAATGTGGTGCAAGATCAGTAGAGCCCCTGGGCCAGAAGAATTGCTCTCGGTGTGAA gGTTTGTTACAGGAACTCAGACACCTCAAAATTAAAGTGGaagaactggaaaatgaaagaaatcagTATGAGTGGAAATTGAAAGCAACTAAA GCTGAGAtagcccagctccaggagcagctggctctCAAAGATGCAGAGATAGAACGTTTGCAAAGTCAGCTCTCCAGGACCTCCTCATACACTGAAGTGGCAGAAAGAG AGGAAGTTTATAGGAGAAGGCTAAAAGAAAAAC accAAGAAGTTCAGAGGTTGAAGATAGGAATGGAGACCTTATTGGCCGCAAATGAAGAAAAG GACCGTCGGATTGAGGAGCTGACACTGCTGCTAGGCCAGTACAGGAGGGTCAAGGACATCATGATTGCAGTTCATG GCTCTCCTGTCTCTGGTGGCTGTGAGGAGGATCTTGAGGCAACTTTAAGGAAGTGGAATCTTCTGAATAACTCTCAAGGGGAATTACAGAAAACAGAG GCCTCTGCAGGAGAATTGTcaccagctgtgctccctgcagtgccacccaAAGCCATGGAAATCAG tGGAAGCATTCCAGTACCTTTAAGTAATTTAACCTCTCAGCAGGAAGAATCTTTGGAAGTCACAAATAG GgttccacagaaaaaaaagtccagcAGTTTAGAAGACTTGCAGAGTGAATCCTTGGAAAAG TATGTAGATggaaaaccagcacagcctgttGTAGAACAAGAG agTAAGCCAGTGGGGAAAGGCAGCAAGTACCAGACGCTGCCAGGAAAGCTGCCCCGAGCCCTGCAGaatggagagcagggaatgtACAGCTCCCCAGAGGGATGTGGCACCAGTGACAACGACGACAACAGCATCCCTGGCCTGA ATCGTGGCAGGAGTGTCAGTGCACCCGTGCTAG GGGAAACAGAGAACATGGATGGTACAGTGGTCTCAGATGACCTTTCACCTCTCTCTTCGGGAACGGATTCAGGTCCACAATCTCCATGGGctccagaaaacagaaagagtCCAAAAGGGATCAAGAAAATCTGGGGAAA AATTCGAAGAACTCAGTCAGGTAACTTCCCTGCAGACGACCTGGGGCTGGCGGAGTTCCGGAGGGGAGGTCTGCGGGCAACTGCTGGACCTCGCTTATCCCGATCCAAGGACACCAAAGGCCAGAAGAG TGACCACAATGCCCCCTTTGCTCAGTGGAGCACTGAAAGAGTTTGTAACTGGCTGGAGGACTTTGGCCTGGGCCAGTATGTGATTTTTGCCCGGCAGTGGGTGACATCAGGCCACACGCTGTTAACTGCCACACCTCAGGACATGGAAAAG gaaatgggaataaagCATCCACTGCACAGGAAGAAATTGGTTTTGGCCATTAAAGCTATAAATGCAAAACAAGATGAGAAGTCTGCACAACTTGATCATATCTGGGTGACAC GGTGGCTTGATGACATTGGCTTGCCTCAGTACAAGGACCAGTTTCATGAATCCAGAGTAGATGGGAGGATGTTGCAGTACTTAACTGTG AATGACCTTCTCTTCCTGAAAGTCACCAGTCAGCTGCATCACCTGAGTATTAAATGTGCCATTCATGTGCTGCATGTCAACGGCTTCAATCCCCACTGTCTGCGCAGGAGGCCAGTTGAGGAG AACAACGTCTCTCCTTCCGACGTGGTGCAGTGGTCCAACCACAGGGTGATGGAATGGCTCAGATCAGTGGATCTGGCAGAATATGCACCCAACCTTCGAGGCAGCGGAGTGCACGGGGGCCTGATT ATTCTGGAACCTCGCTTCAACGGCGACACACTGGCCATGCTCCTGAACATCCCACCCCAAAAGACCCTCCTGCGCCGCCACCTCACCACCAATTTTAACGTGTTAATTGGGCCAGAGGcacaacaagaaaaaagagaaaccatGGAGTCAGCAGCATACACACCTCTGACCACCACTGCCAAAGTTCGG CCAAAGAAACTTGGATTTTCGCATTTTGGAAACTTACGGAAAAAGAAGTTTGACGAATCAACAGACTATATTTGTCCTATGGATACAAGCCCAGCTGCTACAAATGGTACTTCGAAAAACCATGGTGGCTACAAAGGACTTAGTCCTTTCACTGACAGGGAACTGGATCAG
- the PPFIBP2 gene encoding liprin-beta-2 isoform X13 has translation MHKELLSRTSLETQKLDLMAEVSDLKIKLVGMEKEQSEYEEKQNKAESVVNLISDLQEQMCRLQLEINSRIQERKSQDRKADLTPNAPQCGARSVEPLGQKNCSRCEGLLQELRHLKIKVEELENERNQYEWKLKATKAEIAQLQEQLALKDAEIERLQSQLSRTSSYTEVAEREEVYRRRLKEKHQEVQRLKIGMETLLAANEEKDRRIEELTLLLGQYRRVKDIMIAVHGSPVSGGCEEDLEATLRKWNLLNNSQGELQKTEASAGELSPAVLPAVPPKAMEISGSIPVPLSNLTSQQEESLEVTNRVPQKKKSSSLEDLQSESLEKYVDGKPAQPVVEQESKPVGKGSKYQTLPGKLPRALQNGEQGMYSSPEGCGTSDNDDNSIPGLNRGRSVSAPVLGETENMDGTVVSDDLSPLSSGTDSGPQSPWAPENRKSPKGIKKIWGKIRRTQSGNFPADDLGLAEFRRGGLRATAGPRLSRSKDTKGQKSDHNAPFAQWSTERVCNWLEDFGLGQYVIFARQWVTSGHTLLTATPQDMEKEMGIKHPLHRKKLVLAIKAINAKQDEKSAQLDHIWVTRWLDDIGLPQYKDQFHESRVDGRMLQYLTVNDLLFLKVTSQLHHLSIKCAIHVLHVNGFNPHCLRRRPVEENNVSPSDVVQWSNHRVMEWLRSVDLAEYAPNLRGSGVHGGLIILEPRFNGDTLAMLLNIPPQKTLLRRHLTTNFNVLIGPEAQQEKRETMESAAYTPLTTTAKVRPKKLGFSHFGNLRKKKFDESTDYICPMDTSPAATNGTSKNHGGYKGLSPFTDRELDQMEHSEGTVMQIGALSQGITHLTTLLSQDEMLNDSRFLTPTFEDWR, from the exons gaGCTGCTAAGTCGCACATCACTCGAGACTCAGAAATTAGATCTGATGGCTGAAGTTTCAGACCTGAAGATTAAGCTGGTTGGtatggaaaaggagcagagtgaatatgaagagaaacagaacaaagcTGAG TCAGTAGTGAACCTGATCAGTGACCTACAGGAGCAGATGTGTAGACTGCAGCTGGAAATTAATAGTAGGATCCAAGAAAGAAAGTCTCAAGATAGGAAAGCAGACTTGACCCCTAATGCTCCTCAATGTGGTGCAAGATCAGTAGAGCCCCTGGGCCAGAAGAATTGCTCTCGGTGTGAA gGTTTGTTACAGGAACTCAGACACCTCAAAATTAAAGTGGaagaactggaaaatgaaagaaatcagTATGAGTGGAAATTGAAAGCAACTAAA GCTGAGAtagcccagctccaggagcagctggctctCAAAGATGCAGAGATAGAACGTTTGCAAAGTCAGCTCTCCAGGACCTCCTCATACACTGAAGTGGCAGAAAGAG AGGAAGTTTATAGGAGAAGGCTAAAAGAAAAAC accAAGAAGTTCAGAGGTTGAAGATAGGAATGGAGACCTTATTGGCCGCAAATGAAGAAAAG GACCGTCGGATTGAGGAGCTGACACTGCTGCTAGGCCAGTACAGGAGGGTCAAGGACATCATGATTGCAGTTCATG GCTCTCCTGTCTCTGGTGGCTGTGAGGAGGATCTTGAGGCAACTTTAAGGAAGTGGAATCTTCTGAATAACTCTCAAGGGGAATTACAGAAAACAGAG GCCTCTGCAGGAGAATTGTcaccagctgtgctccctgcagtgccacccaAAGCCATGGAAATCAG tGGAAGCATTCCAGTACCTTTAAGTAATTTAACCTCTCAGCAGGAAGAATCTTTGGAAGTCACAAATAG GgttccacagaaaaaaaagtccagcAGTTTAGAAGACTTGCAGAGTGAATCCTTGGAAAAG TATGTAGATggaaaaccagcacagcctgttGTAGAACAAGAG agTAAGCCAGTGGGGAAAGGCAGCAAGTACCAGACGCTGCCAGGAAAGCTGCCCCGAGCCCTGCAGaatggagagcagggaatgtACAGCTCCCCAGAGGGATGTGGCACCAGTGACAACGACGACAACAGCATCCCTGGCCTGA ATCGTGGCAGGAGTGTCAGTGCACCCGTGCTAG GGGAAACAGAGAACATGGATGGTACAGTGGTCTCAGATGACCTTTCACCTCTCTCTTCGGGAACGGATTCAGGTCCACAATCTCCATGGGctccagaaaacagaaagagtCCAAAAGGGATCAAGAAAATCTGGGGAAA AATTCGAAGAACTCAGTCAGGTAACTTCCCTGCAGACGACCTGGGGCTGGCGGAGTTCCGGAGGGGAGGTCTGCGGGCAACTGCTGGACCTCGCTTATCCCGATCCAAGGACACCAAAGGCCAGAAGAG TGACCACAATGCCCCCTTTGCTCAGTGGAGCACTGAAAGAGTTTGTAACTGGCTGGAGGACTTTGGCCTGGGCCAGTATGTGATTTTTGCCCGGCAGTGGGTGACATCAGGCCACACGCTGTTAACTGCCACACCTCAGGACATGGAAAAG gaaatgggaataaagCATCCACTGCACAGGAAGAAATTGGTTTTGGCCATTAAAGCTATAAATGCAAAACAAGATGAGAAGTCTGCACAACTTGATCATATCTGGGTGACAC GGTGGCTTGATGACATTGGCTTGCCTCAGTACAAGGACCAGTTTCATGAATCCAGAGTAGATGGGAGGATGTTGCAGTACTTAACTGTG AATGACCTTCTCTTCCTGAAAGTCACCAGTCAGCTGCATCACCTGAGTATTAAATGTGCCATTCATGTGCTGCATGTCAACGGCTTCAATCCCCACTGTCTGCGCAGGAGGCCAGTTGAGGAG AACAACGTCTCTCCTTCCGACGTGGTGCAGTGGTCCAACCACAGGGTGATGGAATGGCTCAGATCAGTGGATCTGGCAGAATATGCACCCAACCTTCGAGGCAGCGGAGTGCACGGGGGCCTGATT ATTCTGGAACCTCGCTTCAACGGCGACACACTGGCCATGCTCCTGAACATCCCACCCCAAAAGACCCTCCTGCGCCGCCACCTCACCACCAATTTTAACGTGTTAATTGGGCCAGAGGcacaacaagaaaaaagagaaaccatGGAGTCAGCAGCATACACACCTCTGACCACCACTGCCAAAGTTCGG CCAAAGAAACTTGGATTTTCGCATTTTGGAAACTTACGGAAAAAGAAGTTTGACGAATCAACAGACTATATTTGTCCTATGGATACAAGCCCAGCTGCTACAAATGGTACTTCGAAAAACCATGGTGGCTACAAAGGACTTAGTCCTTTCACTGACAGGGAACTGGATCAG